The Hyperthermus butylicus DSM 5456 genome includes a region encoding these proteins:
- a CDS encoding aldehyde ferredoxin oxidoreductase family protein yields the protein MRARSLYGWTGRLARVDLSRGTCHVEQLNSRLLETYIGGRGLAARLFLDYAPGTGDPLSPGNVVVAAVGPVTGTAIPMNSRVHFVFKSPLTGGYGESSMGGSWPSFFKWAGYDALVILGASEKPAYIVLEREGCRVEDASQLWGLDAYDAEEELVKMYGVSTARAIVIGPAGENLVRYAVVTHGSPRLGIGRGGQAGRTGLGAVFGSKKLKAVIAIAEEKSVPVADEEGVKDLARSLVKKLSEKGIVLRRYGTMAMLDIGNALGFLPTGYWTRTRFEGLTAEKINSEVVRGRLACISCPIACGRDARYRLNGRSGRVEGLEYETTYALGSLLELDEPNAIAYLNDLADKLGIDTISLGNVLGLALAAREKLGLDIPSGKPDVEVLAKLVEDIAYRRGVGKILAEGVKAIAEKLGLEELAVHVRGLEPPGYDPRGLWGMYIAYATSPRGACHLRHMAYIIDIRGLAGDSRSLSKEKIMAIVEWEDRMSLFDSITMCKFSRDVVHFEEASQALAVVTGLDYNVKLVREKARLITLLAHYIERNVFGRAASYDRIPARLLEQSADGKAPAPRQLVEEMLAEYYRARGLDAEGRVKLEELRRLGADI from the coding sequence ATGAGGGCTCGTAGCTTGTATGGCTGGACTGGGAGGCTAGCCCGGGTAGACCTTTCACGTGGAACCTGCCATGTGGAGCAACTGAACAGTCGTCTCCTCGAGACGTATATTGGGGGCCGCGGCCTTGCGGCAAGGCTCTTTCTTGACTATGCTCCAGGTACAGGAGATCCGCTATCTCCAGGTAATGTTGTCGTAGCTGCTGTCGGTCCAGTCACTGGGACAGCTATACCTATGAATAGCCGTGTACATTTCGTGTTTAAGAGTCCCCTTACTGGTGGCTACGGCGAATCAAGTATGGGAGGTTCATGGCCCTCCTTCTTCAAGTGGGCAGGCTACGATGCCCTCGTAATTCTGGGTGCGTCCGAGAAGCCAGCGTACATAGTCCTAGAGCGTGAGGGCTGTAGGGTGGAGGATGCAAGCCAGCTATGGGGCCTCGACGCCTACGATGCTGAAGAAGAGCTGGTAAAGATGTATGGGGTTTCTACGGCGCGGGCAATAGTTATCGGTCCAGCGGGCGAGAACCTCGTACGCTACGCTGTAGTAACTCACGGCTCGCCTAGGCTCGGTATAGGCAGAGGCGGCCAGGCTGGCAGGACTGGCCTCGGAGCAGTATTTGGTTCGAAGAAGCTAAAGGCAGTAATTGCCATAGCTGAGGAGAAGAGTGTTCCCGTGGCGGATGAGGAGGGGGTTAAGGATCTAGCTAGGAGCCTTGTCAAGAAGCTCTCTGAGAAGGGAATAGTACTCAGAAGATATGGTACCATGGCAATGCTTGACATTGGTAATGCATTGGGTTTCCTCCCAACAGGGTACTGGACGCGAACACGCTTCGAGGGTCTGACAGCCGAGAAAATTAATAGCGAAGTGGTGAGGGGAAGGCTGGCTTGCATCTCGTGCCCCATAGCCTGTGGTAGGGATGCCAGGTACAGGCTTAACGGTAGGAGTGGTAGGGTTGAGGGGCTAGAGTACGAGACAACATACGCTCTAGGCTCCCTCCTAGAGCTAGATGAACCAAATGCGATAGCCTATCTAAACGACCTTGCTGACAAGCTTGGTATTGATACGATAAGCTTGGGCAATGTGCTCGGTCTAGCCCTTGCAGCTAGAGAGAAACTAGGCCTAGACATACCTAGTGGAAAACCTGATGTAGAGGTGCTTGCCAAGCTTGTAGAGGACATAGCGTACCGGCGCGGTGTGGGCAAAATACTCGCTGAGGGTGTGAAGGCTATAGCAGAGAAGCTTGGCCTCGAAGAGCTAGCAGTTCATGTAAGGGGGCTAGAGCCGCCAGGCTATGATCCCAGGGGCCTCTGGGGGATGTACATAGCATACGCTACTTCGCCTCGTGGAGCCTGCCACCTACGCCACATGGCATACATTATCGATATACGCGGTCTAGCAGGCGATTCGAGGAGTCTCAGCAAGGAGAAGATAATGGCTATAGTCGAGTGGGAGGACAGAATGAGCCTCTTTGACAGCATAACGATGTGTAAGTTCTCCAGGGACGTTGTACACTTTGAAGAGGCCTCCCAAGCACTGGCAGTCGTAACAGGCCTAGACTACAATGTTAAACTAGTCAGGGAAAAGGCAAGGCTCATAACACTATTGGCCCACTACATTGAGCGCAATGTCTTTGGCAGAGCGGCCAGCTACGATAGGATACCGGCCCGCCTCCTAGAACAGTCAGCCGATGGCAAAGCCCCGGCTCCGCGCCAGCTTGTAGAGGAGATGCTCGCCGAATACTATAGGGCTAGGGGCCTTGATGCCGAGGGAAGGGTGAAGCTTGAAGAGCTACGCCGCCTCGGGGCAGACATCTAG
- a CDS encoding FKBP-type peptidyl-prolyl cis-trans isomerase codes for MALPDGAFVLVEYTLRVKETGEVIDTTSEEEARKAGVYDPKERYGPRLVIIGEGRLIPGLEKTIKELSPGEEKEVEIPPSEAFGERKPENIKIMPRNVFIRSGVVPEPGKIVEINGMLAVIRSVTGGRVVVDFNHPLAGKTILARVKLIKLIEDVGEKLLHLVLRRLPPIIGEEDVKVDYDAKKKYAKIMFNEKILQIADMQAAKRLVVGEIRKYLANAVSELEFSEHIRIAGEGEKKQTETEAGKAEDKSGEQAKTEGG; via the coding sequence GTGGCGCTACCCGATGGCGCATTCGTACTTGTAGAATACACGCTCCGCGTAAAGGAGACAGGTGAGGTAATAGACACGACGAGCGAAGAGGAGGCTAGGAAAGCAGGTGTCTACGATCCAAAGGAGAGGTATGGTCCACGCCTAGTAATCATAGGTGAGGGTAGACTCATACCGGGCCTGGAGAAGACGATAAAGGAGCTATCTCCCGGCGAGGAGAAGGAGGTCGAGATACCGCCCAGTGAGGCGTTTGGCGAGAGAAAGCCAGAAAACATAAAGATAATGCCTCGCAACGTTTTCATACGCAGTGGCGTAGTCCCCGAGCCAGGCAAGATAGTCGAGATAAACGGCATGCTAGCAGTCATAAGGAGCGTTACCGGCGGCAGAGTAGTCGTAGACTTCAACCACCCCCTCGCGGGCAAGACCATACTAGCACGGGTCAAGCTGATTAAGCTGATTGAGGATGTGGGCGAGAAGCTGCTCCACTTAGTACTCCGGAGGCTGCCACCAATAATAGGCGAGGAGGACGTAAAGGTGGACTATGACGCCAAAAAGAAGTATGCAAAGATAATGTTTAACGAGAAGATACTCCAGATAGCCGATATGCAGGCTGCAAAGAGACTTGTAGTGGGCGAGATTAGGAAGTACCTTGCAAACGCGGTAAGCGAGCTAGAATTCTCGGAGCACATAAGAATAGCTGGGGAAGGCGAGAAGAAGCAGACAGAAACCGAAGCTGGCAAAGCAGAGGATAAGAGCGGGGAACAAGCCAAAACCGAGGGCGGATGA
- a CDS encoding DUF1641 domain-containing protein, protein MLTVCLVNAISPEDIGKAEPVKGVPSLLRVLKDPYVAKGLGILLQLAGSLGRCAEKQRRNSRPLRASGEKA, encoded by the coding sequence ATGCTGACGGTTTGCCTCGTAAATGCGATCTCGCCAGAAGATATCGGGAAGGCCGAGCCGGTTAAGGGTGTGCCAAGCCTCCTAAGAGTTCTCAAGGACCCCTATGTCGCCAAGGGGCTAGGTATACTCCTACAGCTGGCTGGAAGCCTTGGTAGATGTGCTGAGAAGCAGAGAAGAAACAGTAGGCCTTTGAGGGCTAGCGGTGAAAAAGCCTAA
- a CDS encoding metal-dependent hydrolase gives MQKQTHVAFSLALASTAAVLLSYTVYEYVVAIVAAIVSSVLPDLDLYFRHRMALHNVNVFLVLALTAYTILSPFGHTEPVIVGLAAGYLGHILLDMFTVRGVAFMYPLTSRRLRLARLRSSSTVANTAITVASLLIFAYSSLSIAVRLVTMLETLLPTP, from the coding sequence GTGCAGAAGCAGACCCATGTAGCGTTTAGCCTTGCTCTTGCCTCGACAGCTGCAGTCTTGCTCAGCTACACTGTCTACGAGTATGTGGTGGCTATCGTGGCGGCCATAGTCTCCTCCGTACTCCCAGATTTGGATTTGTACTTCCGCCACAGGATGGCACTGCATAATGTTAATGTCTTCCTAGTGCTCGCCCTAACGGCATATACTATTCTTAGCCCGTTTGGGCATACTGAGCCAGTGATTGTCGGGCTAGCTGCGGGCTACCTGGGCCACATCCTACTAGACATGTTCACGGTTAGGGGTGTAGCCTTCATGTACCCGCTCACCTCTAGAAGGCTGCGTTTAGCCAGGCTAAGGTCGAGCAGCACGGTCGCAAACACAGCTATAACCGTAGCATCGCTGTTGATATTTGCCTACAGCTCGTTAAGCATTGCGGTAAGGCTGGTTACAATGCTAGAAACACTACTTCCGACACCCTAG
- a CDS encoding SDR family NAD(P)-dependent oxidoreductase — protein sequence MLCLALAPQQLEEARSATRLEVREEEPTGYVLVTGSSRGIGRAIALRFASEGYAVAITYKSDQQKALETAERARRLGAADVVVLKMDVTSPESVQEAYRVLESRWPHLNVLINNAGILHVGGIEETSLEDWERVIKVNLTGVFIVTKTFLPMLRRAPWASIVNLASIAGQTGNIVASAAYAASKAGVIGLTRRLAVELAPYGIRVNAVAPSFVETDMVRSFIDTPEKRKRIEELHPLRMIIQPEDVAEAVYFLATPASRAITGQVLGVNAGRLTC from the coding sequence GTGCTGTGCTTGGCTCTCGCACCCCAACAGCTGGAAGAGGCTAGGTCTGCAACACGTCTAGAAGTTAGAGAGGAGGAGCCTACAGGCTATGTCCTGGTAACCGGGTCTAGCAGGGGCATAGGAAGGGCTATAGCTCTACGCTTCGCCTCCGAGGGCTATGCAGTCGCTATAACCTACAAGTCTGACCAACAGAAAGCACTAGAGACTGCTGAGAGGGCACGTCGACTAGGTGCAGCTGACGTCGTAGTACTAAAGATGGATGTCACTAGCCCGGAAAGCGTCCAGGAGGCATATCGTGTACTCGAGTCCAGGTGGCCACACCTAAACGTGCTCATAAACAATGCTGGTATACTACACGTTGGAGGCATTGAGGAGACAAGCCTGGAGGACTGGGAGAGAGTTATCAAGGTAAACCTCACCGGTGTGTTCATAGTAACCAAGACCTTCCTACCAATGTTGCGCCGAGCTCCATGGGCAAGCATAGTGAACCTCGCAAGCATAGCAGGGCAGACCGGCAACATAGTAGCCTCAGCGGCATATGCTGCTTCAAAGGCTGGTGTTATAGGGCTCACGCGGAGGCTGGCAGTGGAACTAGCACCCTACGGCATAAGAGTGAACGCTGTCGCGCCAAGCTTTGTTGAAACCGACATGGTGCGCAGCTTCATAGATACGCCCGAGAAGCGCAAAAGGATTGAGGAGCTACATCCACTCCGCATGATAATACAACCGGAGGATGTAGCTGAGGCTGTTTACTTCCTTGCAACGCCGGCATCGCGAGCAATAACAGGCCAGGTTCTCGGGGTAAACGCTGGCAGGCTAACATGCTAG
- a CDS encoding RNA ligase — protein MTWIKNPEPWMVNLVAEKLGLDVERVETLARHGTIRFRGYRDVVYALLRREIAGHPEGTVVLLERNGARLVPGYPPIQRMVLPTIALPRHFIDKVVVEEKMNGYNVRLVMFHRKLLAVTRGGFICPYTTARLERLIGGRVRELFREIDPETYTIAGEVVGLENPYTRYFYPEAPRFDYFVFDLFHELKPLPPLERNELLEKYGLKHVRLLGVIDKNDVEMFKQIVAELDREGREGVVAKDPEYRVPPLKYTTSAVNIGDVRYGMRFFMEEGRSFLFSRLLRELFRAYEEGFGDAQLEKLALEFGRAATEPALESIRKVAMGDMLYEEFELVFADEVELEEFTSYMAELGVDIVVVSTSREDEGLRARMRKIKDTWIQLRKVLDTGLSPVD, from the coding sequence TTGACTTGGATCAAGAACCCAGAGCCGTGGATGGTTAATCTTGTGGCTGAGAAGCTAGGGCTTGACGTGGAGAGGGTTGAGACGCTTGCGAGGCATGGTACCATCAGGTTTAGGGGCTATAGGGATGTCGTATACGCGCTGCTTCGGCGAGAGATTGCAGGCCACCCAGAAGGTACGGTAGTGCTTCTTGAGCGTAATGGTGCTAGGCTGGTGCCTGGCTATCCGCCGATTCAGAGAATGGTTCTCCCAACAATTGCCCTGCCAAGACACTTCATCGATAAAGTTGTTGTTGAGGAGAAGATGAACGGGTATAATGTGAGGCTCGTAATGTTCCACAGAAAGCTCCTAGCTGTAACGCGGGGCGGCTTCATATGCCCCTACACTACGGCGAGGCTCGAGAGACTAATCGGTGGCAGGGTTAGGGAGCTGTTCCGCGAGATAGACCCTGAAACCTACACTATTGCCGGCGAGGTTGTAGGCCTCGAAAACCCCTACACGAGGTACTTCTACCCGGAGGCTCCACGCTTCGACTACTTCGTCTTCGACCTATTTCATGAGTTGAAGCCGTTGCCGCCGCTTGAGCGTAACGAGCTGCTGGAAAAGTACGGGTTAAAGCATGTTCGGCTCCTCGGAGTAATAGACAAGAATGATGTTGAGATGTTTAAGCAGATAGTTGCAGAACTCGATAGGGAGGGGCGTGAGGGCGTAGTCGCTAAGGATCCCGAGTACAGGGTGCCACCGCTAAAATACACCACCTCGGCGGTAAACATAGGCGATGTAAGGTATGGGATGAGATTCTTCATGGAGGAGGGTCGCTCCTTCCTCTTCTCGAGGCTGCTAAGAGAACTCTTTAGAGCCTATGAGGAGGGGTTTGGCGATGCCCAGCTCGAGAAGCTTGCTCTAGAGTTTGGCAGAGCAGCCACAGAGCCAGCGCTGGAGTCTATAAGGAAGGTTGCAATGGGTGATATGCTCTATGAGGAGTTCGAACTGGTATTCGCCGATGAGGTTGAGCTAGAAGAGTTTACAAGCTACATGGCCGAGCTTGGTGTTGATATAGTTGTGGTTTCAACGTCTAGGGAGGATGAGGGCCTCCGGGCCAGGATGAGGAAGATAAAGGATACGTGGATACAACTGCGCAAAGTGCTAGATACTGGTCTGTCGCCGGTAGACTAG
- a CDS encoding heavy metal-binding domain-containing protein produces MVRAIILTVDAPPKGYRVKEIKGLVYASRPVSLTVAGLEAELSAIIERLRSEAERKGANAVLGTRIEVQRVAGVGGEWVLLLSYGTAVVLEKEEAQAGT; encoded by the coding sequence ATGGTGCGCGCCATAATATTAACCGTTGACGCTCCGCCAAAGGGCTATCGGGTTAAGGAGATCAAGGGACTTGTCTATGCTTCGAGGCCGGTCAGCCTGACAGTAGCAGGTCTAGAGGCAGAGCTATCGGCTATTATAGAAAGGCTTAGAAGCGAGGCCGAGCGAAAGGGCGCAAATGCTGTACTCGGCACACGCATTGAAGTGCAGCGTGTAGCAGGTGTGGGAGGTGAATGGGTGCTCCTACTCAGCTACGGCACAGCAGTAGTCCTAGAGAAAGAAGAGGCACAAGCGGGTACTTAG
- a CDS encoding RsmB/NOP family class I SAM-dependent RNA methyltransferase codes for MNIAAALRELKEAFHRLEEKYGDLAQSLVEKYHSVRLHRDQVVRYLELFDTVSEVERLLSTGEDKVMKTIRVNTLLADPEEVSERLEAKGFRLRRHPYIDYGLVVLEEPIPIGATHEYMLGLYTVQGPASMMVVPALDPPGKGRIADMCAGAGVKTTQIAQHSPQAHIVALDINRRKLLALKNNASRLAVFNIVALNMDARRLPQLGRFDAILLDAPCSGEGLLAFQRGRWPRSFNDIASRVELQLQLLKAGIEALADNGVLVYATCSISVEENEYVVTRILEEYSSLDLEEPPIKAGLPGKQSYAGLKLDRRVSRCRRFYPHIHGTEGFTICRLVKRKS; via the coding sequence ATGAATATAGCTGCAGCTCTGAGAGAACTCAAGGAGGCATTTCACCGGCTGGAGGAGAAGTACGGAGACCTAGCTCAAAGCCTAGTGGAGAAGTATCATAGTGTGCGTCTCCACAGAGACCAGGTGGTCAGATATCTAGAGCTGTTTGACACGGTCTCGGAGGTCGAGAGGCTCCTGTCAACAGGCGAGGACAAGGTAATGAAAACCATAAGGGTTAACACTCTGCTCGCAGATCCGGAAGAGGTGTCCGAGAGGCTGGAAGCAAAGGGATTTAGGCTGAGAAGACATCCATACATAGACTACGGTCTCGTAGTCCTCGAAGAACCAATACCCATTGGTGCAACCCACGAATACATGCTTGGCCTCTACACGGTTCAAGGGCCAGCATCGATGATGGTAGTCCCAGCGCTGGATCCTCCAGGGAAGGGTAGGATAGCTGACATGTGTGCCGGGGCAGGTGTAAAGACTACGCAGATAGCCCAGCATAGCCCACAAGCACACATTGTAGCACTAGATATAAACCGGAGAAAGCTCCTCGCACTCAAAAACAATGCTAGTAGGCTAGCAGTCTTCAACATAGTTGCGCTAAACATGGATGCTCGCCGTCTACCACAACTAGGACGCTTCGACGCAATACTACTCGACGCGCCTTGTAGCGGCGAGGGTCTATTAGCATTCCAACGGGGGCGTTGGCCGAGAAGCTTCAACGATATAGCCTCTAGGGTGGAACTCCAACTCCAACTCCTAAAAGCAGGTATAGAGGCACTAGCCGACAATGGCGTACTCGTATATGCAACCTGTAGCATATCGGTTGAGGAAAATGAATACGTCGTCACAAGGATCCTTGAGGAGTACAGCAGTCTGGATCTCGAGGAACCACCGATAAAGGCTGGGTTACCCGGTAAGCAGAGCTACGCTGGCCTAAAATTAGACAGACGTGTATCAAGGTGCCGCCGCTTCTACCCCCACATACACGGGACTGAGGGATTTACAATATGCAGGTTGGTGAAGAGAAAAAGCTAG
- a CDS encoding PUA domain-containing protein, translating into MQVGEEKKLGMCSSEIRDLLRGLVECIVGVDVLKHYSLLCKHSSGIVDVYALLGELYRYLDSSVSVEPFTAGVHIARIRRRRLIPLLGLAQLLRREAGWYRAGYVIVTEHAEKLFLYGRDVFQSSIEAIAEYTGSCNKYDTYLVLNKRMEPLGWGRLVKYNNRIYIQNIVDAGWYLRSGV; encoded by the coding sequence ATGCAGGTTGGTGAAGAGAAAAAGCTAGGAATGTGCAGTAGTGAGATACGAGACCTACTTAGAGGGCTTGTAGAGTGTATTGTAGGAGTAGACGTCCTAAAGCACTACAGCCTCCTATGCAAACACAGCAGCGGTATTGTGGATGTCTACGCTCTCCTAGGCGAACTCTACAGGTACCTCGACAGCAGCGTCTCTGTGGAGCCATTCACAGCAGGCGTACATATAGCCAGGATTCGGAGGAGGAGGCTGATACCCCTACTCGGCCTAGCCCAGCTCCTACGGCGGGAAGCTGGGTGGTACAGGGCGGGATACGTGATTGTTACGGAGCATGCTGAAAAACTCTTCCTCTATGGCCGCGACGTGTTTCAGTCATCCATAGAGGCTATCGCAGAATACACAGGGAGCTGCAACAAGTACGACACCTACCTGGTACTAAACAAGCGTATGGAGCCACTGGGTTGGGGCAGGCTAGTCAAGTACAACAATAGGATATATATCCAAAACATAGTTGACGCTGGATGGTACCTAAGAAGCGGGGTGTAG
- a CDS encoding DUF4258 domain-containing protein, producing MKSYAASGQTSSCTGYSLSAKLYRLVFTAHARKRMAERGISTREVVEALEAPVQLVYDRLRDVHLALGHNDVAVVYAVRGLIVEIVTVMRRKRLRGTAGQARPATIPSTLLDRVRHG from the coding sequence TTGAAGAGCTACGCCGCCTCGGGGCAGACATCTAGCTGCACCGGGTATAGCCTATCTGCGAAGCTGTATAGGCTGGTATTCACAGCCCACGCTAGAAAGAGGATGGCAGAACGTGGCATAAGTACTAGGGAAGTCGTTGAAGCCCTGGAGGCGCCGGTGCAGCTGGTCTACGACCGTTTGCGCGACGTACATCTAGCACTTGGACATAACGATGTAGCAGTAGTATATGCCGTAAGGGGGCTCATCGTCGAGATAGTAACTGTTATGCGTAGAAAAAGATTACGAGGCACTGCTGGGCAGGCTAGGCCCGCGACGATACCGAGTACTCTGTTAGATCGAGTGCGCCACGGCTAA